The Paraburkholderia hospita DNA segment GCCGCCCAGGTCTTCGCGCGGCCACGCAGCGTATTGCGCGGGCAACTCATGCGACGAACCGAGCCACGCGATGCGGCCGTTTTCGACGGCGATCGCGGCGTCGTCGATCGTTTGATTGGGATCGCCCTGCGGACAGAGCTTCAGATGGTTCCAGACGGTTTGCTTCATGGCAGGGCTGTCTGTGATGTGGGCAAGCGCTCAGGCTTGCGATGTGTCGGTGTAGCGGATGCTGACGGCGAGCAACGCGCCCTTCCCTTTGACTTCGCATGACAGCGCGCGGGCGTTGTCGATGCGCAAAGTGTCGGTGGCTACGAGCGTCGTTGTATCAGGAGCGTCACCCGTCGTGACGTGCAGCTCGCCTTGCGCGCAGAACAGCAGCACGACATCGGCATTGAGTTGCGCGCGCGTTTGGTCGCGCCAGATTGCGACGTCGCCCGTTGCCGCGCCACGCCGCACCATCAGGTTGAAGTCGCGCGTCGCGCCGTCGACTAGACGCGCGTCGATGGCCGTTTCGCCTTCGAAGCGCGCGATGTCGAGCGGCTCGCGCAGTGCGTGCGTCACCCCATTCGCTTCGTCGAGCAGCATGCCCGCGCCGGACAGCAACACGAGCGTCCGGTCGATTCCCGCGAAGCGCGAGAACGGACCGGCTTGCGCGACGTCGGCCACGCTCACGCGCCACACGAACGCGTCGAGCGCCGCGCCCTCGGGGAACGCGGCGACCTCGCGCGTGACGCCGCCGCCGTTTTTCCACGGCGACGCCACGAGGTCCGCGCCGCGAATCAGCGACACGCTTGCAGACGATGGCGTCGCGGACACGATCAGCGGCCCAGCATCGGCAGGTTGAGACCGGCTTCGCGAGCCGTCGACTGCGCGAGTTCGTAACCGGCGTCCGCGTGACGCATCACGCCCGTTGCCGGATCGTTGAACAGCACACGGCCGAGACGTTCGCGCGCTTCATCCGTGCCGTCGGCGACGATCACGACGCCCGAGTGCTGGCTAAAGCCCATGCCGACACCGCCGCCATGATGCAGCGACACCCACGATGCGCCGCCTGCCGTGTTCAGCAGTGCGTTGAGCAGCGGCCAGTCGCTGACGGCATCCGAGCCGTCTTTCATCGATTCCGTTTCGCGGTTCGGGCTCGCGACGGAACCCGTATCCAGGTGATCGCGGCCGATCACGATCGGCGCCTTCAGTTCGCCATTCTTGACCATTTCGTTGAACGCCTGGCCCAGACGATAGCGATCCTTCACGCCAACCCAGCAGATACGCGCCGGCAAGCCCTGGAACGCGATGCGCTCGCGCGCCATGTCCAGCCAGTTGTGCAGGTGCGGATCGTCGGGAATCAGTTCCTTGACCTTCGCATCCGTCTTGTAGATGTCTTCCGGATCTCCGGACAGCGCGACCCAGCGGAACGGACCCTTGCCTTCGCAGAACAACGGACGGATGTACGCGGGCACGAAGCCGGGGAAATCGAACGCGTTCTTCACGCCCATTTCCAGCGCCATCTGACGGATGTTGTTGCCGTAGTCGAGGGTCGCCGCGCCGCGTTCCTGCAGCGTCAGCATTGCTTGCACCTGCTTGGCCATCGACTGCTTGGCGGGCGTCACGATGCTTTGCGGGTCCGTCTTCATGCGTTCGCGCCAGTCTTCGATCTTCCAGCCTTGCGGCAGATAGCCGTGGATCGGGTCGTGCGCGCTGGTCTGATCGGTCACGCAGTCCGGCGTGATGTTGCGCTTCACGAGTTCGGCGAACACATCGGCGGCATTGCCGAGCAGACCGATCGATACGGGCGTGCCCGTCTTCTTCGCTTCTTCGATCATCGCGAGCGCTTCGTCGAGTGTCATCGCCTTCTTGTCGACGTAACGCGTCTTCAGGCGGAAGTCGATGCGCGATTCATCGCATTCGACGGCGATCATCGAGAAGCCCGCCATCGTCGCCGCGAGCGGCTGCGCGCCGCCCATGCCGCCGAGGCCACCTGTCAGGATCCAGCGGCCCTTCGGATCGCCATTGAAGTGCTGGTTCGCCACCGAGAAGAACGTCTCGTACGTGCCCTGCACGATGCCCTGGCTGCCGATGTAGATCCAGCTGCCCGCCGTCATCTGGCCGTACATCATCAGGCCCTTGCGGTCGAGTTCGTGGAAATGATCCCAGTTCGCCCAGTGCGGCACGAGGTTCGAATTCGCGAGCAGCACGCGCGGTGCGTCGGCATGCGTGCGGAATACGCCAACAGGCTTGCCCGATTGAATCAGCAGCGTCTCGTTCTCTTCGAGGTCCTTCAGCGACGTGAGGATCTGATCGAAGCAATCCCAGTTACGCGCCGCGCGCCCGATGCCGCCGTACACGACGAGCGCATGCGGATGCTCGGCCACTTCCGGGTCCAGATTGTTCTGGATCATCCGGTACGCGGCTTCCGCGATCCAGGTCTTGCAGGTTTTCTCGCTGCCGCGCGGTGCGCGGATCGTGCGGGACGGGTCGAGACGCGGGTCGATGTGTTTCGGGTTGTTCATGATGCCCTCGGAAGCGCTGATAACTCGGTAACGGAGTCGAAGATTGAACGGAAACTAGAATTTAAAAGTGGCCGGTGAACCGGTAGCGGTTGCCCGGATGCCATAGGTTGGCCACCGAAGCGACCACACCCTGCGACCACGTGCGCCGGTGCAGCACGAGGCAAGGTTCGGCGTCGTCCATCGTCAGATGCCGACGGGTGTCGGCATCCGGCGCGGAGGCTTCGATGCGGTACTCGACGCGCTGCAGCGGCGCGACGCGCACGAGATACTGGTTAGGCGTCGTGTTCGTGAAGTCCTGCAACGCGTATTCGGGGGCGACGGCCGGGTTCACCCAGCGCTCTTCGAGCTGGACGGCCTCGTCGTTCTCGAGGTGCAGCACGCGCGAATGAAAAATCGGGTTGCCCGCACTCACCTGCATTTCGCCAGCGAGTTCGTCGTCGGCGATCGCGGCGCCGACGTGCAGCACCTTCGCGTGATAACGATGGCCGCGCGCGACGATTTCGTCGGAGATGCTGCGGATCGCCACCAGCGTCGACTCGTACTTCGGCCGCGCGACGAACGTGCCCGATCCCTGAACGCGCGTAAGCACCTGATCGGCCGTCAATTCACGCAACGCGCGGTTGACCGTCATGCGTGCGACGTTGAATTCGCGCGCAAGCTCGTTCTCCGATGGAACCTGATGGCCTTCGCTCCATTCGCCCGCGTGAATGCGGGCGAGGATGAAGTCCTTGATTCCCTGATAAGCCGGTGCGTTCATGCCGGGCGTCTCGCTATGCAGATGAATTAGCGTTGCTCGGAGAGGAACGAGAACGGGCTGTGCGCCGCGATCGTGCCGTCTTGTACGAGCTTCGTGCACGCGGCGATGTCAGGCGCGAAGTAGTGATCGAGTTCGTAGTGCGCGACCTGCGCGCGGATCGTGTCCATCACCTTTTGCAGTGACGGGCTGGTCTTGTGCGGCGCACGCAGATCGACACCTTGCGCGGCGGCGAGCAGTTCGATCGACAGGATGTTCGCGGTGTTCTCCGCGATGTCGGCGAGCTTGCGCGCAGCGAACGTCGCCATCGAAACGTGATCTTCCTGATTGGCGGACGTGGGCAGCGAATCGACGGAAGCCGGGTGAGCCAGCGTCTTGTTCTCCGATGCGAGCGCGGCAGCCGTGACGTGCGCGATCATGAAGCCCGAATTCACGCCACCATCTCTAACGAGGAACGGCGGCAGGCCCGACAGCGTCGCGTCGATCAGCAGCGCGATGCGGCGTTCGGCAAGCGCGCCGATTTCCGCTACGGCGAGCGCGAGGTTATCGGCGGCGAACGCGACGGGTTCAGCGTGGAAGTTGCCGCCCGAGAGGACTTCGCCCGTGTCCGGGAAGATCAGCGGGTTATCCGACACGGCGTTCGCTTCGACGAGCAGCACTTGCGCAGCGGCGCGCATCTGGTCGAGGCACGCGCCCATGACTTGCGGCTGGCAGCGCAGGCTGTACGGGTCTTGCACCTTGTCGCAGTCGGCGTGCGACACGTTGATTGCCGAGCCGTCGAGCAGCGTGCGATACGCAGCCGCGGCGTCGATCTGGCCTTGATGGCCGCGCAGCGCGTGAATGCGGTGATCGAACGGCTTGACGGAACCCATCGCCGCATCCACCGAGAGCGCGCCCGCCACCAGCCCCGTGCGGAACAGATCCTCGATCGCGAACATGTTGTACAGCGCGAGCGCCGTCGATGCCTGCGTGCCGTTCAGCAGCGCGAGACCTTCCTTTGCTTGCAGCGTCATCGGCTTCAGGCCGACGAGGCGCAGGCCTTCCGTCGCCGGGACGCGCTCGCCCTTCGCGAACACTTCGCCGACGCCGAGCAGCACGGCCGACATATGCGCGAGCGGCGCGAGGTCGCCCGATGCGCCGACCGAGCCCTTCACGGGAATCACGGGCAGCACGTCGGCGTTGAACAGCGTGATGAGCGCCTCCATCACTTCGCGGCGGATGCCCGAGTGACCGCGGCCGAGGCTCGACAGCTTGAGCGCGATCAACAGGCGCACGACGGGCTGCGACATCGGCGCACCGACGCCGACGGCATGCGAGAGCACCAGATTGCGCTGCAGCAGTTCGAGCTGGTCGCGCGGGATGTGCGTGCTCGCCAGACGGCCGAAGCCCGTATTGATGCCGTACGCCGGCTCGCCCTTCGCGGCGATGTCCGCGACGGCTTGAGCGCATGCGTCGATGGCGGCGAAGCTGGCGGGATCGAGTTCCAACGTAACCTGTTCGCGTGCGATCTGGCGCAGTTGGGTCAAATTCAGGGAGCCGGGTGTAAGGATCATGATGTGAGTTCCTGTCTATACAAATTTTGAGAAAGTGTAGCGGCGTCAGCTTGTATATACAACTCAAATTTTGGGGTTTGGGATAGGGAGTTTCCATTAGGCGCAGCGGGTTTGCTGGCATGGTTCTGGCAGTTTGGTCCGCCCTGTCTGGTTGCGGCGGCGAGCGTGGTTGAGGTGCGGTTTCGCCAGAGAAAGTCAGATAACTTGTATATACACGTTCAATTTTCGGGTTGGCAAGCGGACAAAAAGGGATGCGCGACGCGTTGCCTTACTGAGTGACCGGTTAGAAGTCGGACCTGAAAGCAGCCAAAGCCTGTCAGGCCGCCTCGCACCACTCAGCCCACGCTTGCCGGAACGCGGCTTCGACGCCCCTTGCAAAGCGCGCGCCGCCCATCAGCGGTGAAAGCTCCATCCGCTGCCGCAATCCGGAGCGCAATGTTCGGAGTCTCGTCTGATCGAGCGCCAGTTGCGTCGCGATCTTCACGAACGCTTCGTCCGATTCGGCGGCAAGTTCGGGCAGACCGAGGTTCGCAAGCAACGCATACCCGCCACGACTGA contains these protein-coding regions:
- a CDS encoding HutD/Ves family protein produces the protein MSATPSSASVSLIRGADLVASPWKNGGGVTREVAAFPEGAALDAFVWRVSVADVAQAGPFSRFAGIDRTLVLLSGAGMLLDEANGVTHALREPLDIARFEGETAIDARLVDGATRDFNLMVRRGAATGDVAIWRDQTRAQLNADVVLLFCAQGELHVTTGDAPDTTTLVATDTLRIDNARALSCEVKGKGALLAVSIRYTDTSQA
- the hutU gene encoding urocanate hydratase; amino-acid sequence: MNNPKHIDPRLDPSRTIRAPRGSEKTCKTWIAEAAYRMIQNNLDPEVAEHPHALVVYGGIGRAARNWDCFDQILTSLKDLEENETLLIQSGKPVGVFRTHADAPRVLLANSNLVPHWANWDHFHELDRKGLMMYGQMTAGSWIYIGSQGIVQGTYETFFSVANQHFNGDPKGRWILTGGLGGMGGAQPLAATMAGFSMIAVECDESRIDFRLKTRYVDKKAMTLDEALAMIEEAKKTGTPVSIGLLGNAADVFAELVKRNITPDCVTDQTSAHDPIHGYLPQGWKIEDWRERMKTDPQSIVTPAKQSMAKQVQAMLTLQERGAATLDYGNNIRQMALEMGVKNAFDFPGFVPAYIRPLFCEGKGPFRWVALSGDPEDIYKTDAKVKELIPDDPHLHNWLDMARERIAFQGLPARICWVGVKDRYRLGQAFNEMVKNGELKAPIVIGRDHLDTGSVASPNRETESMKDGSDAVSDWPLLNALLNTAGGASWVSLHHGGGVGMGFSQHSGVVIVADGTDEARERLGRVLFNDPATGVMRHADAGYELAQSTAREAGLNLPMLGR
- the hutC gene encoding histidine utilization repressor, with translation MNAPAYQGIKDFILARIHAGEWSEGHQVPSENELAREFNVARMTVNRALRELTADQVLTRVQGSGTFVARPKYESTLVAIRSISDEIVARGHRYHAKVLHVGAAIADDELAGEMQVSAGNPIFHSRVLHLENDEAVQLEERWVNPAVAPEYALQDFTNTTPNQYLVRVAPLQRVEYRIEASAPDADTRRHLTMDDAEPCLVLHRRTWSQGVVASVANLWHPGNRYRFTGHF
- the hutH gene encoding histidine ammonia-lyase, producing the protein MILTPGSLNLTQLRQIAREQVTLELDPASFAAIDACAQAVADIAAKGEPAYGINTGFGRLASTHIPRDQLELLQRNLVLSHAVGVGAPMSQPVVRLLIALKLSSLGRGHSGIRREVMEALITLFNADVLPVIPVKGSVGASGDLAPLAHMSAVLLGVGEVFAKGERVPATEGLRLVGLKPMTLQAKEGLALLNGTQASTALALYNMFAIEDLFRTGLVAGALSVDAAMGSVKPFDHRIHALRGHQGQIDAAAAYRTLLDGSAINVSHADCDKVQDPYSLRCQPQVMGACLDQMRAAAQVLLVEANAVSDNPLIFPDTGEVLSGGNFHAEPVAFAADNLALAVAEIGALAERRIALLIDATLSGLPPFLVRDGGVNSGFMIAHVTAAALASENKTLAHPASVDSLPTSANQEDHVSMATFAARKLADIAENTANILSIELLAAAQGVDLRAPHKTSPSLQKVMDTIRAQVAHYELDHYFAPDIAACTKLVQDGTIAAHSPFSFLSEQR